In Lacerta agilis isolate rLacAgi1 chromosome 1, rLacAgi1.pri, whole genome shotgun sequence, the following proteins share a genomic window:
- the PPP4R3A gene encoding serine/threonine-protein phosphatase 4 regulatory subunit 3A isoform X2, with amino-acid sequence MEDEKFLTDLFAQLTDEATDEEKRQELVNFLKEFCAFSQTLQPQNRDAFFKTLSNMGILPALEVILGMDDAQVRSAATDIFSYLVEYNPSMVREFVMQEAQQNDDDILLINLIIEHMICDTDPELGGAVQLMGLLRTLVDPENMLATANKTEKTEFLGFFYKHCMHVLTAPLLANTTEEKPSKDDFQTAQLLALILELLTFCVEHHTYHIKNYIINKDILRRVLVLMSSMHAFLALCALRFKRKIIGLKDEFYNRYIMKSFLFEPVVKAFLSNGSRYNLMNSAIIEMFEFIRVEDIKSLTAHVIENYWKALEDVDYVQTFKGLKLRYEQQRERQDNPKLDSMRSILRNHRYRRDARTLEDEEEMWFNTDEDDMEDGEAVVPPSDKSKNDEDIMDPISKFMERKKFKESEEKEVLLKTNLSGRQSPSFKLSFSSGTKANLTSQSSASNLPGSPGSPGSPGSPGSPGSVSKSTSQMAAITTKGGLVGLVDYPDDDDEDDEESIPLSQKAKLESS; translated from the exons GAAGATGAAAAGTTTTTGACAGACCTGTTTGCACAACTTACAGATGAAGCTACAGATGAGGAGAAAAGACAAGAATTG GTAAACTTTCTTAAAGAGTTTTGTGCATTTTCTCAAACATTACAACCTCAAAACAGAGATGCTTTTTTCAAAACATTGTCTAATATGGGCATTCTTCCAGCACTAGAAGTCATCCTA GGTATGGATGATGCACAAGTGCGAAGTGCAGCTACTGATATATTCTCATATTTGGTTGAATATAACCCATCTATGGTACGAGAATTTGTCATGCAGGAAGCTCAACAGAATGATGAT gaTATTTTACTCATTAACCTCATCATAGAACACATGATTTGTGATACAGATCCTGAACTTGGAGGAGCAGTCCAACTGATGGGTCTATTGCGTACCTTGGTGGATCCAGAAAATATGCTAGCTACTGCCAAT aaaacagaaaaaactGAATTCTTGGGGTTCTTTTACAAACATTGTATGCATGTCCTCACTGCACCACTACTGGCCAATACTACAGAGGAAAAGCCTAGCAAAG ATGACTTTCAGACAGCCCAGCTATTGGCCTTGATATTAGAGTTACTAACTTTCTGTGTGGAACATCATACATACCATATAAAGAACTACATTATAAATAAGGATATCCTTCGAAGAGTGCTAGTTCTGATGTCTTCAATGCATGCCTTCTTGGCACTAT GTGCCCTGCgttttaaaagaaagataattGGGTTGAAGGATGAATTCTACAACCGCTATATAATGAAAAGTTTTTTGTTTGAACCAGTGGTCAAAGCATTTCTCAGCAATGGATCTCGCTATAATTTGATGAATTCTGCTATTATAGAGATGTTTGAATTTATCAGAGTG GAAGACATAAAATCCTTAACAGCTCATGTAATTGAGAATTACTGGAAAGCACTAGAAGATGTAGATTATGTGCAGACATTCAAAGGTTTGAAATTGCGTTATGAACAACAAAGGGAAAGACAAGATAATCCCAAACTTGACAG CATGCGTTCCATCTTGAGAAACCATAGATACAGGAGAGATGCAAGGACCttggaggatgaggaagaaaTGTGGTTTAACACTGATGAAGATGatatggaagatggagaggcTGTGGTGCCACCTTCTGACAAAAGTAAAAATGATGAAGATATTATGGATCCTATAAGTAAATTtatggaaagaaaaaaat TTAAAGAAAGTGAAGAAAAAGAGGTCCTTCTGAAAACTAATCTTTCTGGTCGCCAGAGCCCAAGTTTCAAACTTTCTTTCTCTAGTGGTACAAAGGCTAATCTCACCAGCCAGTCATCTGCAAGTAATTTGCCTGGGTCTCCTGGGTCTCCAGGATCTCCCGGGTCCCCTGGATCTCCTGGATCAGTTTCTAAAAGCACATCTCAGATGGCAGCTATAACTACCAAG ggagGCCTAGTGGGGCTTGTAGATtatcctgatgatgatgatgaggatgatgaagaaAGCATACCTTTGTCACAGAAAGCAAAGCTAGAGTCCTCATAA